The Marinilongibacter aquaticus genome has a window encoding:
- a CDS encoding APC family permease, whose protein sequence is MAEKEPKQLLKLLGVGFGIAVTVGGTIGTGILRKPGPVAAELQDPWLIMGVWVAISLYAFLGVLCAIELGVAIPKAGAWYVYARRAFGEFVGFFTGITSWLGTVTSLGFGAYTISEYLGLLFPEVNNWLRLCSVAILLTLMAFHMLGTKLGGRSQEIVSAIKALALVLFVGFCFVHGEAAWSVQEQAHVAKSGLWLGIIGAMQAVFYTFDGWHTAAYFAEENTDSTKNLPKAMIGGVFTIIVIYLLVNLAILYVLPMDQLMESKLAAADAVTLLAGKQAGKWVTIFLLISILGLMNAQVMFAPRVIYSMGRDGLFFKGMMQINKFGTPAIGLITTVLLSVLLVISGKETSGRLSDIATFFFVMSYTMGFASLIRLRNAEPELERPFKVPLYPFLPWFMLVCSSLFLMGTVWGDWKNSKFAIAFLCITYPLYLLLKAKQSKS, encoded by the coding sequence ATGGCAGAAAAGGAGCCAAAGCAATTGCTGAAATTACTGGGCGTAGGTTTTGGCATTGCCGTAACCGTAGGCGGTACGATAGGCACGGGAATACTTCGCAAGCCCGGGCCGGTGGCCGCAGAACTGCAAGACCCTTGGTTGATCATGGGCGTTTGGGTGGCAATCAGCCTGTATGCCTTTCTGGGTGTGCTTTGTGCGATCGAATTGGGTGTGGCCATTCCGAAAGCGGGAGCCTGGTATGTGTACGCCCGACGGGCCTTTGGCGAATTTGTTGGTTTTTTTACAGGAATAACGAGCTGGCTGGGTACGGTGACCTCCCTGGGTTTTGGGGCATATACCATTAGCGAATATTTGGGGCTGCTTTTTCCTGAGGTAAACAATTGGCTTCGACTTTGTTCCGTGGCCATTTTATTGACCCTCATGGCTTTTCATATGCTGGGTACCAAACTGGGCGGGCGTTCGCAAGAAATTGTTTCTGCCATTAAGGCCTTGGCCTTGGTGCTTTTTGTTGGTTTTTGTTTCGTACATGGCGAAGCGGCTTGGTCTGTACAGGAGCAGGCCCATGTGGCAAAGTCGGGCTTATGGCTGGGTATCATTGGGGCCATGCAGGCGGTTTTTTATACCTTTGACGGCTGGCATACGGCGGCCTATTTTGCAGAAGAAAATACGGACAGCACCAAAAATTTGCCCAAAGCCATGATTGGCGGAGTGTTTACAATCATTGTAATATACTTGTTGGTGAACCTGGCCATTTTATATGTTTTGCCGATGGATCAGCTGATGGAGAGTAAGCTGGCTGCTGCCGATGCGGTCACGCTTTTGGCGGGAAAACAGGCAGGCAAATGGGTGACGATTTTTTTGCTGATTTCCATTTTGGGTTTGATGAACGCCCAGGTCATGTTTGCTCCGCGTGTCATTTACTCTATGGGCAGAGATGGGCTGTTTTTTAAGGGGATGATGCAAATCAACAAGTTTGGCACACCCGCCATTGGATTGATCACCACCGTGCTGTTGTCTGTGCTCTTGGTTATTTCGGGAAAAGAGACTTCAGGGCGTTTGTCGGATATCGCCACTTTTTTCTTTGTCATGTCGTACACCATGGGCTTTGCTTCTTTGATTCGTCTGCGAAATGCGGAACCTGAGCTCGAAAGACCTTTCAAAGTGCCTTTGTATCCTTTCTTGCCTTGGTTTATGTTGGTGTGTTCCAGTTTGTTTTTGATGGGCACGGTTTGGGGCGATTGGAAGAACAGTAAATTTGCGATTGCTTTTCTTTGTATCACATATCCGCTTTATTTGCTCCTGAAAGCAAAGCAATCGAAATCCTGA
- the mutL gene encoding DNA mismatch repair endonuclease MutL encodes MDIIHLLSDHIANQIAAGEVVQRPSSVVKELLENAIDAQATSIKLIIKDSGKTLVQVIDDGQGMSITDCRMCFERHATSKISQSDDLYAIRTMGFRGEALASIAAVAQVEVRTRREADELGTQLRIEGSEFLGQEPISTAKGTNMLVRNIFFNVPARRKFLKSNSVEMKHILDEFQKVALAYPEIAFELHHNDIEMYKLVAENLPKRIVDLFGKNYRQQLAHCEEATPYVSISGFVGKPESAKKTRGDQYFFINRRFVKSNYLHHAITTAFEGTIAEGYHPFYVLNIDIDPSHIDINIHPQKTEIKFDDERAVYGILRSAVRQAIGVYNLTPSIDFESDINFGNLTNRPLPEKKPSAFERSGSSIQNFERKEPSQWKPLYEGLESAANRQESTGHISLSSKANKTAEQQAEDQDFKPETEEVDAIQIHLKYLVLQVKSGMLLIDQKAAWERILFEQYLKNLQNKSGASQQLLFQKTLELDPASFALAQELKTEIHALGFAFEIFGKSSLIIHGIPAELNDDDGAKILKDLIAQYKENETELNLNKVQNLAQSLSKRAAGKQMKVMDKREIRAMINRLFESSLPNYTPDGQKVMKIIPLAEIAELISKSNGF; translated from the coding sequence ATGGACATCATTCATTTGCTCTCAGACCATATTGCCAACCAAATTGCCGCAGGCGAAGTGGTGCAAAGGCCCTCGTCTGTGGTCAAAGAGCTGCTGGAAAATGCGATAGATGCCCAAGCCACCAGCATAAAGTTGATCATCAAAGATTCAGGCAAAACGCTTGTCCAAGTGATAGACGACGGGCAAGGTATGTCGATAACCGACTGCAGGATGTGCTTTGAAAGACACGCAACCTCGAAAATCAGTCAATCCGATGATCTTTATGCCATTCGGACAATGGGTTTCCGCGGCGAAGCTTTGGCATCCATTGCTGCCGTGGCTCAAGTTGAGGTGAGAACTCGCCGTGAAGCAGACGAGCTGGGCACCCAGCTACGCATTGAAGGTTCCGAATTTCTTGGACAAGAACCTATCTCGACTGCAAAGGGCACGAATATGCTCGTACGCAATATTTTTTTCAATGTACCCGCAAGACGCAAGTTTCTGAAGAGCAACTCGGTGGAAATGAAACACATTTTGGATGAATTCCAAAAGGTGGCTTTGGCCTACCCCGAAATCGCATTCGAGTTACATCACAACGACATTGAGATGTACAAATTGGTTGCAGAAAACCTGCCCAAGCGAATTGTCGATCTTTTCGGAAAAAATTACCGTCAGCAACTGGCCCACTGCGAAGAAGCCACGCCCTATGTAAGCATCAGTGGTTTTGTGGGAAAACCCGAATCGGCCAAGAAAACACGGGGAGATCAATACTTTTTCATCAACCGTCGATTCGTTAAAAGCAATTACCTGCACCACGCCATCACCACGGCTTTCGAAGGTACAATTGCCGAGGGTTACCACCCTTTCTATGTGCTCAATATCGATATCGACCCTTCGCATATCGACATCAATATCCATCCGCAAAAAACAGAAATCAAATTCGACGACGAAAGGGCCGTATACGGTATTTTGCGGTCGGCCGTACGGCAGGCCATTGGCGTGTACAACCTGACACCCAGTATTGATTTCGAATCGGATATTAATTTCGGCAACCTCACCAACAGACCCTTGCCCGAAAAAAAACCTTCGGCCTTTGAACGTTCAGGCTCTTCTATCCAAAATTTTGAAAGAAAAGAACCCAGCCAATGGAAACCGCTCTACGAAGGCCTGGAAAGTGCGGCCAATCGGCAAGAAAGCACAGGACATATTTCGTTGAGTTCCAAAGCCAACAAAACAGCTGAGCAGCAAGCAGAAGATCAGGATTTCAAACCGGAAACGGAAGAAGTGGACGCCATCCAAATACACCTTAAATATCTGGTCTTACAAGTAAAAAGCGGCATGTTGTTGATCGATCAAAAGGCCGCTTGGGAACGTATTCTTTTCGAACAATACTTGAAAAATCTGCAAAACAAATCGGGAGCCTCGCAGCAATTGTTGTTCCAGAAAACCCTTGAACTCGACCCCGCCTCGTTTGCATTGGCACAGGAACTGAAAACGGAGATTCATGCTTTGGGCTTTGCTTTTGAAATTTTCGGGAAATCGAGCCTGATTATACACGGCATTCCTGCGGAGCTGAACGACGACGACGGAGCAAAAATCTTGAAAGACCTGATTGCTCAATATAAAGAAAACGAAACAGAGCTGAACCTGAACAAGGTGCAAAACCTAGCCCAATCGCTTTCGAAAAGGGCCGCAGGCAAACAAATGAAAGTAATGGACAAACGAGAAATTCGGGCGATGATCAACAGGCTATTCGAATCCAGCTTGCCCAATTACACGCCAGACGGTCAAAAGGTAATGAAAATCATTCCCTTGGCCGAAATCGCCGAACTCATTTCCAAAAGCAATGGTTTTTAA
- a CDS encoding DUF2911 domain-containing protein, with translation MIPLLLVIAFVAFRTWTERLSPEDTVEMTSGDLEVRINYCQPAVKGRTIFGELVPYGQVWRTGANTATSIRFSRDVSLNDHSLKAGKYSLWSVPEKEDWVIVINKEVGQWGTNYDDSKDVLRFSVPSKQTDTMQEMFTISLSEGQDEQILVNLHWDHTAVEFEVK, from the coding sequence ATGATACCCCTGCTCTTGGTTATCGCCTTTGTGGCCTTCCGTACTTGGACAGAAAGGCTGAGCCCAGAAGATACTGTCGAGATGACTTCCGGCGATTTGGAGGTCAGGATAAATTATTGCCAACCCGCGGTAAAAGGGCGAACCATTTTTGGCGAACTTGTGCCCTATGGCCAAGTTTGGCGAACGGGAGCCAATACGGCTACAAGCATTCGTTTCAGTCGCGATGTAAGCTTGAACGACCATTCTCTAAAAGCAGGAAAATACTCGCTTTGGAGTGTGCCCGAAAAAGAAGATTGGGTGATCGTCATCAACAAAGAAGTGGGCCAATGGGGTACCAATTACGACGACAGCAAAGACGTGCTGCGTTTTTCGGTACCCTCAAAGCAGACCGACACCATGCAGGAAATGTTTACCATTAGCCTCTCGGAAGGGCAAGACGAGCAAATTTTAGTCAATTTGCACTGGGATCATACCGCAGTGGAATTTGAGGTGAAGTAA
- a CDS encoding TonB-dependent receptor translates to MNKFLNIKFLFFLGLLLGFRGNSFAQDSLSTVDLTEVVVSATRASEKTGMAYSTIREKQIKKQNLGQDIPFLLNQMPSVVVTSDAGAGVGYTGIRIRGTDATRINVTLNGIPYNDSESQGVFWVNMPDFASSISSIQVQRGVGTSTNGAGAFGASINVNTLKYSQEPYAEINSSVGSFNTLKTNVLASTGLMNDHFVLDARLSRIVSDGYVDRASSDLKSFYVSGGYYAKENFVRLNVFSGKEKTYQSWYGVPESLAKGDRAGFDDFIARNYYSDDFANELWKAGRQYNWYQYENETDNYQQDHYQLISSFKIAQNWRFNPTLHYTYGRGYYEQYKNDRDFAEYGLTPITIGDTEINTTDLIQRKWLDNRFYGGVWSLVYEGKSKLTGSFGGGWNKYDGDHFGEIIWARYASDSEIRQHWYDNKGIKTDFNVYAKGFYQFNEKLNAYADMQYRSVGISVNGITDPYADVHTDNTYNFFNPKLGLNYAIDRQSSAYLSYAVGNKEPSRQDIVNYYSYTVSNGEIQRQPKVKPENLQDFELGYRFLSKGTQVQANAYFMKYKDQLVLTGAINNVGESIRLNVPDSYRAGIELQLAQQLSEKFLFNGNVTLSRNKIKEFNEFVPSYDGETPDEYNRYTDTDISFSPSVIAGASLSYKPCKVMELAILPKYVGKQYLDNTSSEDRTIDPYFVSDFRINFELNPTWAKALGVSLLVNNVFNAQYSSNGYTYSYLYGEKITENFLYPQAGTNFLAAIRLRF, encoded by the coding sequence ATGAACAAATTTTTAAACATCAAATTTCTTTTCTTTTTGGGCCTTTTGCTGGGCTTTCGGGGAAACAGTTTTGCCCAAGATAGCTTAAGTACGGTCGATTTGACAGAGGTGGTGGTCAGTGCCACTCGTGCCAGCGAAAAGACAGGCATGGCCTACAGTACAATCCGCGAAAAGCAAATCAAAAAACAAAACCTAGGACAAGACATTCCATTTCTGCTCAATCAAATGCCTTCGGTGGTGGTCACCTCCGATGCCGGAGCAGGAGTGGGATACACGGGCATACGCATACGCGGTACGGATGCCACACGAATCAATGTAACGCTGAACGGGATTCCGTACAATGATTCAGAATCGCAGGGTGTGTTTTGGGTGAACATGCCCGATTTTGCCAGTTCGATCAGTAGTATCCAAGTGCAACGCGGAGTAGGCACATCGACCAACGGGGCCGGGGCTTTCGGGGCTTCGATCAACGTGAATACCCTGAAATACAGCCAAGAACCTTACGCGGAAATCAATTCGTCTGTGGGGTCTTTCAATACGCTCAAAACCAATGTTTTGGCGAGCACGGGGCTGATGAACGATCATTTTGTCTTGGATGCCCGTTTGTCGCGAATTGTTTCCGATGGCTATGTCGATCGGGCAAGCTCAGACCTGAAATCTTTTTACGTATCCGGAGGCTATTATGCCAAAGAGAATTTTGTTCGCTTGAATGTGTTTTCAGGAAAAGAGAAAACGTACCAGTCGTGGTACGGTGTGCCCGAAAGCTTGGCGAAAGGAGATCGTGCGGGTTTCGACGATTTCATTGCCAGAAACTATTACAGCGACGATTTTGCAAACGAGCTTTGGAAGGCCGGCCGGCAATACAATTGGTATCAGTACGAAAACGAAACAGACAATTACCAACAAGATCATTATCAATTGATCTCTTCTTTTAAGATCGCCCAGAATTGGCGTTTCAACCCAACTTTGCATTATACCTACGGAAGGGGTTATTATGAACAGTACAAGAACGACCGTGACTTTGCCGAATACGGATTGACGCCCATTACGATCGGCGATACTGAAATCAATACCACAGATTTGATTCAAAGGAAATGGCTCGACAACCGCTTTTATGGCGGTGTGTGGTCTTTGGTATACGAAGGGAAATCTAAACTTACGGGTTCTTTTGGTGGAGGCTGGAACAAATACGACGGCGACCATTTTGGAGAAATTATCTGGGCACGATACGCTTCCGATAGCGAAATCCGTCAACATTGGTACGATAACAAGGGAATCAAAACAGATTTCAACGTGTATGCCAAAGGCTTCTATCAGTTCAATGAAAAGTTGAACGCCTACGCCGATATGCAATACCGTAGTGTGGGTATTTCTGTGAATGGCATTACCGATCCGTATGCGGATGTACACACAGACAACACCTACAATTTCTTCAATCCGAAATTGGGACTGAACTACGCCATTGATCGTCAATCATCGGCTTATTTATCGTACGCCGTGGGGAACAAAGAGCCTAGTCGCCAAGATATCGTGAACTATTATTCGTATACGGTATCGAATGGAGAAATTCAACGCCAGCCGAAAGTGAAACCCGAAAATCTGCAGGATTTTGAATTGGGTTACCGTTTTCTTTCGAAAGGCACACAGGTGCAGGCCAATGCCTATTTCATGAAATATAAAGATCAGCTTGTGCTCACCGGAGCGATCAACAACGTGGGCGAGTCTATTCGCTTGAATGTGCCGGACAGTTATCGGGCGGGTATCGAATTGCAATTGGCTCAGCAGCTTTCCGAGAAGTTTTTATTCAATGGAAACGTGACTTTGAGCCGCAATAAAATCAAAGAATTCAATGAGTTTGTGCCCAGCTACGATGGCGAAACCCCCGATGAGTACAACCGCTACACCGACACGGATATTTCTTTCTCGCCCAGTGTGATTGCGGGGGCATCATTGTCTTACAAGCCATGCAAGGTAATGGAGTTGGCCATTTTGCCGAAATATGTGGGCAAACAGTACCTCGACAACACCTCGAGCGAAGACCGAACAATCGACCCTTATTTTGTGAGTGATTTCCGAATCAATTTTGAATTGAACCCTACTTGGGCGAAAGCTTTGGGCGTGAGCTTGCTTGTGAATAATGTGTTCAATGCACAGTATTCTTCGAATGGCTACACCTACAGCTATTTGTATGGTGAGAAAATCACCGAAAACTTCTTGTATCCCCAAGCCGGGACGAATTTTTTGGCGGCCATCCGCTTAAGGTTCTAA
- a CDS encoding polyprenyl synthetase family protein has product MPLKSYLAAIEHALKNHRYGESPIELYEPIHYLMDLGGKRLRPSLVLMAYHLFLDDWQKVLKPALAVEVFHNFTLMHDDIMDEAPLRRGKPTVHEKWNRDVAILSGDVMLVGAYDLLAESECGDFKVILKRFNRTAAEVCEGQQMDMNFSQRQTVDEAEYLEMIRLKTSVLLAFALELGGRLAGQADEIVNQLYAIGINLGLGFQLKDDILDVYGDPEKFGKQVGGDILENKKTWLMIKALEACEDSSLLHWIGQTEFEPEEKIEAVKAIYARYEIKEKAEAKMNEYFERGFSGIDALPVSFSRKQELVDFAKYLYGRER; this is encoded by the coding sequence ATGCCCCTAAAGTCTTATTTGGCCGCCATAGAGCATGCACTGAAAAACCACCGGTATGGCGAGTCGCCAATTGAACTGTACGAGCCGATCCACTATTTAATGGATCTTGGCGGCAAGCGTTTGCGTCCTTCTTTGGTCTTGATGGCCTATCACTTGTTTCTCGACGATTGGCAAAAAGTTTTGAAACCGGCATTGGCGGTGGAGGTTTTCCACAATTTCACCCTGATGCACGACGACATCATGGACGAAGCTCCTTTGCGTAGGGGCAAACCCACGGTTCATGAAAAGTGGAATCGCGATGTGGCTATTCTTTCTGGCGATGTGATGTTGGTCGGGGCCTATGATCTTTTGGCGGAATCGGAATGCGGCGATTTCAAAGTCATTTTGAAACGCTTCAACCGCACGGCGGCGGAAGTTTGCGAAGGCCAGCAAATGGACATGAATTTCTCGCAACGCCAGACAGTAGACGAAGCGGAGTATTTGGAAATGATTCGTTTGAAAACCTCGGTACTGCTGGCTTTTGCCCTTGAACTGGGCGGTCGCTTGGCCGGGCAAGCGGATGAAATTGTGAACCAGCTCTATGCAATTGGGATAAATTTGGGTTTAGGTTTTCAGTTGAAAGACGATATTCTGGATGTGTATGGCGATCCCGAAAAATTTGGGAAACAAGTGGGTGGAGATATTCTTGAGAATAAAAAAACTTGGTTGATGATCAAAGCTCTGGAAGCTTGCGAAGACAGCAGCTTGCTGCATTGGATTGGCCAAACAGAATTCGAGCCCGAAGAAAAAATAGAAGCGGTGAAAGCCATTTACGCTCGCTACGAAATCAAAGAGAAGGCGGAGGCCAAAATGAACGAGTATTTTGAAAGGGGTTTTTCAGGCATCGATGCCCTGCCCGTATCCTTTTCACGCAAGCAAGAGCTTGTCGACTTTGCCAAATACCTTTACGGAAGAGAGCGGTGA
- the crcB gene encoding fluoride efflux transporter CrcB, with amino-acid sequence MKTLLYIFIGGGAGSILRYLVAKFSLQYLHENLPFGTIIANVLASLVLGFITVKTMHSPQVWKPMIAVGFCGGFSTYSTFSNETFALLQSGQYGVAGMNALLNLVFCLAAIGLGMFLGR; translated from the coding sequence TTGAAAACATTGCTATACATTTTCATTGGCGGTGGAGCCGGAAGTATTCTACGTTATTTGGTGGCCAAGTTCAGTTTGCAGTACCTGCACGAAAACCTGCCCTTCGGTACGATAATTGCCAATGTTTTGGCCAGCTTGGTTTTGGGTTTTATCACCGTAAAGACCATGCACTCCCCTCAAGTGTGGAAGCCCATGATCGCGGTGGGTTTTTGTGGTGGATTTAGTACCTATTCTACTTTTAGCAATGAAACCTTCGCTCTCTTGCAAAGTGGTCAATATGGCGTAGCCGGCATGAATGCCCTGCTCAATCTGGTTTTCTGCTTGGCCGCCATCGGATTGGGCATGTTTTTGGGTAGATAA
- a CDS encoding rhomboid family intramembrane serine protease: MFDRITPMVKNLLIVNGVVFLLSNFAEQFFFSQFAFFNPILPGSDQLINPNFKIWQVITYMFMHGGIGHIFSNMFGLFIFGPALESYMGSKKFLTYYLITGVGAAVLNSVLNTYEMSQLTVDSAAYWRQAVIPMVGASGAIFGILVAFGVLFPNVELFLLFFPIPIKAKYFVVLYGLYELYAGTAGIQQGVAHFAHIGGLITGYILLKFFGFDRRFGGNFRSW; this comes from the coding sequence ATGTTTGATCGAATAACACCGATGGTCAAAAACCTCCTCATTGTCAACGGGGTCGTTTTTTTGCTATCCAATTTTGCTGAACAATTCTTTTTCTCGCAATTCGCCTTTTTCAATCCCATTTTGCCGGGGAGCGATCAACTGATCAACCCCAATTTCAAAATTTGGCAAGTGATCACTTATATGTTCATGCATGGCGGCATTGGCCACATTTTCAGCAACATGTTTGGTTTATTCATTTTCGGTCCTGCTTTGGAAAGCTACATGGGCTCGAAGAAATTCCTTACTTATTATTTGATCACGGGTGTGGGTGCGGCGGTGCTCAATTCGGTTTTGAATACGTACGAAATGTCGCAGCTCACAGTGGACTCCGCGGCCTATTGGCGTCAGGCGGTAATCCCAATGGTTGGGGCCTCGGGAGCCATATTTGGCATTTTGGTCGCCTTCGGGGTACTGTTTCCTAATGTAGAATTGTTCCTTTTGTTTTTTCCTATTCCAATTAAAGCCAAATATTTTGTAGTTTTATATGGTCTATATGAGCTTTACGCAGGTACTGCGGGAATTCAGCAGGGCGTTGCCCATTTTGCTCATATCGGCGGACTGATAACCGGTTATATTCTGCTCAAATTTTTCGGTTTTGATCGGCGATTTGGAGGGAATTTTCGTTCTTGGTGA
- a CDS encoding ribonuclease domain-containing protein, protein MKRLLLLFVACLSLLACRHAENDTILQSNAGTPQAALETLEYIQIHHQAPKGYVGGRKFGNYEQLLPKKTPSGEGIQYQEWDIYPKIKGKNRGAERLVTGSDKSAYYTPDHYAHFIPIKTLLH, encoded by the coding sequence ATGAAACGCCTCCTGCTCCTTTTTGTCGCCTGCCTCTCGCTCTTGGCCTGTCGGCACGCAGAAAACGACACCATTTTACAAAGCAATGCGGGCACTCCGCAGGCCGCTCTCGAAACCTTGGAATACATCCAAATTCACCATCAGGCACCAAAAGGCTATGTGGGGGGTAGGAAATTTGGAAATTATGAGCAATTATTGCCTAAAAAAACGCCAAGCGGTGAAGGCATTCAATATCAAGAATGGGATATCTATCCCAAAATCAAAGGGAAAAACCGAGGAGCAGAACGTTTGGTCACGGGATCAGACAAATCGGCCTATTACACACCAGACCATTATGCCCACTTTATTCCCATAAAAACACTTTTGCATTGA
- a CDS encoding rhomboid family intramembrane serine protease, with translation MGSVGDDIRQAFSRGNGSHIQLILINLFVFIGLFGIKFILSLAPETKALVPAIDENFLFSTDVPTLLTHPWTILTYGFTNRSILGLLFNAISLFWFGMIMQDFLGNRKLLNVYFLGYIFAGLFYFVLFHLVALLKLNFTLPLTLSGSTPAVYAVMFAAITLVPDYEFYLFRSFYVKIKYLALLFLVLSFLQPAFGLLNLGGAFLGYLYIKLLRLGVDLGSPIESIQDWFRGIRTPPKSSKKPTTKRFSHSTVGHSLYQAHEEGDFLPDQEEIDSLLDKISVSGYDSLTRQEKERLHLASKNQKL, from the coding sequence ATGGGAAGTGTTGGAGATGACATACGGCAAGCTTTCAGCAGAGGCAACGGATCGCACATTCAGCTGATCCTGATAAACCTATTTGTGTTCATCGGGCTCTTCGGAATCAAGTTTATCCTTTCTCTTGCTCCCGAAACCAAAGCTTTGGTGCCCGCCATTGACGAGAATTTCTTGTTCAGCACAGATGTGCCCACCCTGCTCACCCATCCTTGGACCATCCTCACCTACGGTTTTACAAATCGATCTATCCTTGGATTGCTATTCAATGCGATCTCGCTCTTTTGGTTTGGGATGATCATGCAGGATTTTCTGGGCAACCGCAAGCTTTTGAACGTCTACTTTCTGGGCTACATTTTTGCCGGACTTTTCTACTTTGTTTTGTTTCATTTGGTTGCCTTATTGAAACTCAACTTTACGCTTCCTCTCACATTGAGCGGCTCTACACCAGCCGTTTATGCAGTCATGTTTGCGGCCATCACGCTTGTACCCGATTACGAATTCTACCTTTTCCGTAGCTTTTACGTGAAAATTAAATACCTGGCCCTGCTCTTTTTGGTACTTTCTTTTCTGCAACCAGCCTTTGGTCTATTGAACCTGGGCGGTGCGTTTTTGGGCTACTTATACATCAAACTGCTTCGCCTCGGTGTCGATTTGGGTTCGCCGATCGAATCCATTCAAGATTGGTTTCGGGGCATTCGCACGCCGCCTAAAAGTAGTAAAAAGCCAACAACCAAGCGTTTCAGCCACAGCACCGTCGGCCATTCGCTTTATCAAGCCCACGAAGAGGGCGACTTTCTACCGGACCAAGAAGAGATCGATTCGCTCTTAGACAAGATCAGCGTTTCGGGATACGACAGCCTTACGCGTCAAGAAAAAGAGCGTCTGCATTTGGCCTCGAAAAACCAAAAACTGTAG
- a CDS encoding class I SAM-dependent methyltransferase: MSKTYGLANLITSFGFTAKWRSQCLHDLPAVKPNALGYDLMSGMGESWGDIQNTLGNTCQIIALDISEEMNRKASHHLQRLKTKNIELKKANILHNDIPSNSADFVVSTFGIKTFDEKQQRLLASEVDRILKPGGAFAFIEISKPKGFFLKGLYMFYLKIVIPIIGKVFMGNSDDYRMLGKYCSHFNNCHHFHSCLGDLGLNSKYKDYFFGCASGVHGTK, encoded by the coding sequence ATGTCAAAAACATATGGTTTAGCCAATTTGATCACTTCCTTTGGCTTTACCGCTAAATGGAGAAGCCAATGCTTGCACGATTTACCCGCCGTAAAACCAAACGCCCTTGGTTACGACTTGATGTCGGGCATGGGCGAATCATGGGGAGACATTCAAAATACACTAGGCAACACCTGCCAAATTATAGCTCTAGACATTTCTGAAGAAATGAACAGAAAAGCGTCGCATCATCTGCAAAGACTAAAAACAAAAAACATTGAGTTGAAAAAGGCCAATATCCTGCACAACGATATTCCCAGCAATTCGGCCGATTTTGTTGTCTCGACTTTTGGCATCAAAACTTTTGATGAAAAACAGCAACGCTTACTCGCATCAGAAGTGGATCGCATTTTAAAACCCGGAGGAGCCTTTGCCTTTATCGAAATTTCAAAACCCAAAGGCTTTTTCCTTAAAGGCCTTTATATGTTTTACCTTAAAATTGTCATTCCAATAATCGGTAAAGTCTTTATGGGAAATTCTGATGATTATCGAATGCTCGGAAAGTATTGCTCGCATTTCAACAACTGCCACCATTTTCACTCTTGTTTGGGCGACTTAGGCCTTAATTCGAAATACAAAGATTATTTCTTTGGCTGTGCCTCTGGAGTACATGGAACCAAATAA
- a CDS encoding barstar family protein codes for MNNLFLTDSPEELDDYALIEINSKSCKTLRSFYEALAQKLHFPDYFAFNMDSFDEIMNDLSWIEDERLLLYFSHSEEFLINERNDQKVVKLLEMLDATCEDWKFMDEEAEMETVAEEDGEVEDDYFIPKKELIIGFSNTERMEGFLQELF; via the coding sequence ATGAACAATCTATTCTTAACTGACAGCCCAGAAGAACTAGACGACTATGCCTTGATTGAAATCAACAGCAAATCTTGTAAGACACTTCGCAGCTTCTACGAAGCCTTGGCCCAAAAGCTGCATTTCCCCGATTACTTCGCATTCAATATGGATTCGTTCGATGAAATCATGAATGACCTCTCGTGGATAGAAGACGAACGCCTCTTGCTCTATTTCAGTCATTCAGAAGAATTTTTGATCAATGAGCGGAACGATCAAAAGGTAGTCAAGCTATTGGAAATGCTCGATGCCACCTGCGAAGACTGGAAATTCATGGATGAAGAAGCCGAAATGGAGACCGTGGCCGAAGAAGACGGCGAGGTAGAAGACGATTATTTCATTCCCAAAAAAGAATTGATCATCGGCTTTTCCAATACCGAAAGAATGGAAGGCTTTCTTCAAGAGCTTTTCTAA